In the Peromyscus maniculatus bairdii isolate BWxNUB_F1_BW_parent chromosome 20, HU_Pman_BW_mat_3.1, whole genome shotgun sequence genome, one interval contains:
- the Rims2 gene encoding regulating synaptic membrane exocytosis protein 2 isoform X50: protein MGRQGLGGTGAAGRSMQRSQSRSSLSASFEALAGYFPCMNSLEEEDGEAGGKKLRSTVQRSTETGLAVEMRNWMTRQASRESTDGSMNSYSSEGNLIFPGVRLASDSQFSDFLDGLGPAQLVGRQTLATPAMGDIQVGMMDKKGQLEVEIIRARGLVVKPGSKTLPAPYVKVYLLDNGVCIAKKKTKVARKTLEPLYQQLLSFEESPQGKVLQIIVWGDYGRMDHKSFMGVAQILLDELELSNMVIGWFKLFPPSSLVDPTLAPLTRRASQSSLESSTGPSYSRS, encoded by the exons ATGGGCCGGCAGGGCCTGGGGGGCACGGGCGCCGCTGGGCGCTCCATGCAGCGCTCCCAGAGCCGGagcagcctctctgcctcctttgaAGCTCTTGCAGGTTACTTCCCCTGCATGAACTCCCTGGAAGAAGAAGACGGAG AAGCAGGAGGTAAAAAGCTACGGAGCACGGTCCAGAGAAGCACAGAAACCGGCCTGGCAGTGGAGATGAGGAACTGGATGACGCGGCAGGCCAGCCGGGAGTCCACGGACGGCAGCATGAACAGCTACAGCTCGGAAGGAAA CCTGATTTTCCCTGGTGTCCGCCTGGCCTCCGACAGCCAGTTCAGCGATTTCCTTGATGGCCTGGGCCCTGCTCAGCTAGTGGGCCGCCAGACCCTGGCCACTCCTGCAATGG GTGACATCCAGGTGGGGATGATGGACAAAAAAGGACAGTTGGAGGTGGAAATCATTCGGGCTCGAGGCCTTGTTGTCAAACCAGGTTCCAAGACACTGCCAG CACCGTACGTCAAGGTGTATCTGTTAGACAACGGAGTCTGCATAGCCAAGAAGAAGACGAAGGTGGCGAGGAAGACCCTGGAGCCCCTGTATCAGCAGCTCTTGTCCTTCGAGGAGAGCCCCCAGGGGAAGGTGTTACAG ATCATTGTCTGGGGAGATTATGGCCGCATGGACCACAAATCCTTTATGGGAGTGGCACAGATACTTTTAGACGAACTAGAACTATCCAATATGGTGATTGGATGGTTCAAACTCTTCCCGCCTTCCTCCCTAGTAGATCCAACCTTGGCACCTCTGACAAGAAGAGCTTCCCAATCGTCTCTGGAAAGTTCTACTGGACCTTCTTACTCTCGTTCATAG